In Parus major isolate Abel chromosome 3, Parus_major1.1, whole genome shotgun sequence, the following are encoded in one genomic region:
- the TLR5 gene encoding toll-like receptor 5 — MMLCHQLLLVFGLSLASGVCASRRCYSEDQVSMYLSCNLRDVPPVPKDTVKLFLTYNFIRQVTVTSFPLLEHLFLLELGTQFVHPVTIGKGAFRNLPNLRILDLGGNKVLQLDLDAFVGLPSLTVLRLFHNYLGDSILEERYFQDLRSLEELDLSANQITKLHPHPLFYNLTALKSVNLKFNNISNFCQTNLTSFQGKHFLYFNLGSNNLYRTEDVAWASCPNPFEDITFSSLDLSNNGWSTERVQYLSTAIKGTQISSLIFSTHIMGSGFGFDNLKNPDISTFAGLGRSNLNFFDLSHGYIFSLNSLIFQNLGNLESLNLSKNKINQIQRQAFFGLGNLKTLNLSSNLLGELYDHTFEGLRGVMHIYLQQNHIGMIGDKSFRQLVNLKIIDLRDNAIKRLPSFPHLTSAFLGDNKLMSVADRAITATHLELERNWLSDLGDLYILFQIPDLQYIFLKHNRFSDCVKSANVIENNQLIYMDLGGNMLQLVWERDLCLDVFGALPKLQVLHLNNNYLSALPLEIFRGLTSLKRLNLASNMLSHLSPGLFPQSLRNLNLSGNQLFSPEPEVFMTLSILDITHNNYVCDCALKSLLVWLNETNVTLAGSLSDRYCVYPPAFEGLPLSYLTYDDCDEDELQQTLRCSLFIFFSVILLLFLVAAIIFTRCRGICFVWYKTITKRLIDNQRRVADKSEYKYDAYLCYNRNDFEWVQNSLLKHLDSQYFDKNRFTLCFEERDFLPGEEHINNIRDAIWNSRKTICIVTKQFLKDGWCVEAFNFAQSRYFCDLKDVLIMVVVGSLSQYQLMKHKPIRTFLQRSQYLRWPEDYQDVDWFLDNLSCQILKEKIVQRKTGGIELQPIATVSH, encoded by the coding sequence ATGATGTTGTGCCATCAGCTCCTCCTTGTCTTTGGCCTGTCTCTGGCTAGTGGGGTGTGTGCATCTAGAAGGTGCTACTCAGAAGACCAAGTCTCTATGTATTTATCCTGCAACCTCAGAGATGTTCCACCTGTGCCAAAAGATACAGTGAAGCTTTTCCTAACTTACAACTTTATCAGACAAGTGACTGTGACTTCGTTTCCACTGCTGGAGCACTTGTTTCTGCTGGAACTCGGAACCCAGTTTGTCCATCCTGTTACCATAGGAAAAGGAGCGTTCAGGAATCTGCCAAACCTTCGTATCTTAGACCTGGGAGGCAATAAGGTTCTTCAGCTGGATCTTGATGCTTTTGTGGGCTTGCCAAGCCTGACTGTCCTCCGTCTGTTTCACAACTACCTTGGAGACTCCATCCTGGAAGAACGTTACTTTCAAGATTTGAGGTCATTAGAAGAATTGGATCTTTCAGCAAATCAAATCACAAAACTTCATCCTCATCCCTTATTTTATAATCTAACAGCCTTGAAAAGTGTGAACCTGAAATTCAACAATATATCCAACTTCTGCCAAACCAATCTTACCAGCTTCCAAGGAAAgcactttttatattttaaccTCGGTTCTAATAATTTGTACAGGACAGAAGATGTGGCCTGGGCCAGCTGCCCCAATCCTTTTGAAGATATTACATTTAGCTCACTAGACCTTAGTAACAATGGCTGGAGCACAGAGAGAGTCCAGTATCTCTCTACAGCCATTAAAGGGACTCAAATCAGTTCTTTAATATTTAGCACTCATATAATGGGTTCGGGATTTGGCTTTGATAACTTAAAAAATCCAGATATTTCTACTTTTGCAGGACTAGGAAGAAGTaatcttaatttctttgatCTTTCACATggttacattttctctctcaattCTTTAATCTTTCAAAATCTTGGTAATCTGGAATCACTAAACCTTTCCAAAAACAAGATAAACCAAATCCAAAGACAAGCATTTTTTGGCTTGGGCAACCTAAAAACTCTCAACCTCTCAAGTAATCTTTTGGGTGAGTTGTACGATCATACTTTTGAGGGTCTACGTGGTGtaatgcatatttatttacagcaaaATCATATTGGGATGATTGGTGACAAATCATTCAGGCAATTagtaaatctgaaaataattgatCTCCGAGACAATGCCATTAAAAGACTCCCTTCCTTTCCACATCTGACCTCTGCATTTTTAGGTGACAATAAGCTAATGTCTGTAGCTGACAGGGCAATAACTGCAACACACCTcgaattagaaagaaattggTTGTCCGACCTAGGTGACCTGTATATTCTTTTCCAAATTCCAGATCTGCAGTATATCTTCTTAAAACACAACCGGTTCTCTGACTGTGTGAAGAGTGCTAATGTTATAGAAAACAATCAGTTAATATACATGGATCTAGGTGGAAATATGTTACAGCTGGTGTGGGAGAGAGATTTATGTTTGGACGTGTTTGGGGCACTGCCCAAACTTCAAGTTCTACATCTGAATAACAACTACCTTAGTGCTCTTCCACTGGAGATTTTTAGAGGTCTAACATCTCTTAAAAGACTTAACCTGGCTTCCAACATGTTGTCTCATCTTTCTCCTGGGCTTTTCCCGCAAAGCCTAAGAAACCTAAACTTATCTGGAAaccagcttttttcccctgagcctGAAGTCTTTATGACTTTGAGTATTCTGGATATAACACATAATAATTATGTCTGTGATTGTGCTTTAAAGAGCCTGCTAGTGTGGCTGAATGAAACCAATGTGACCCTGGCTGGCTCCCTCTCTGACAGGTACTGTGTGTACCCCCCTGCCTTTGAAGGTTTACCCCTGTCATATCTGACATACGATGATTGTGATGAAGATGAACTCCAGCAGACACTCAGATGCTCACTGTTCATCTTCTTCTCAGTCATTCTTCTCCTGTTTCTGGTGGCAGCCATCATTTTCACCCGCTGCCGGGGGATTTGTTTCGTCTGGTATAAAACCATCACCAAAAGACTGATAGACAACCAACGACGAGTAGCAGATAAAAGTGAATACAAATATGATGCATATCTGTGCTACAACAGAAATGACTTTGAATGGGTCCAGAATTCTTTGCTAAAGCACCTGGATTCGCAGTATTTTGATAAAAACAGATTTACCTTGTGTTTTGAGGAAAGAGATTTCTTGCCTGGGGAAGAACATATCAACAATATTCGTGATGCCAtttggaacagcaggaaaacaatcTGCATTGTGACCAAGCAGTTTCTCAAAGATGGATGGTGTGTGGAAGCCTTTAATTTTGCCCAGAGCAGGTACTTCTGCGATCTGAAGGATGTCCTCATTATGGTGGTGGTTGGGTCACTTTCTCAGTATCAACTGATGAAACACAAACCAATTAGAACCTTCTTACAAAGGAGCCAGTATTTGCGGTGGCCTGAAGATTATCAAGATGTAGACTGGTTTTTAGATAACCTTTCTTGCcaaattctgaaggaaaaaatagtgCAGAGGAAAACCGGTGGCATAGAGCTGCAGCCTATAGCAACTGTCTCACATTGA